Part of the Toxotes jaculatrix isolate fToxJac2 chromosome 8, fToxJac2.pri, whole genome shotgun sequence genome is shown below.
GGACTGAAGTAGTGGACAGACTCCTCAAACTTTTCTTTGATTTATGGGAGATCTCTCTCTCAACAACAGCGACTGAGGggacaagacagagagaaggcagAGGGGAAAGATAAGTGTCAATCTGTTGAGACTTGTTTGGGAAtttgagggaggaggggaggtggagagagactgagagagaggcagcaagAGGGAAAAGCAAAGAGAGCTCAGGCGTAAACATTAAGTTTTTCGCAAGAGTTAAAgtagtgagagaaaaagacaaaggcatttcagatttatttgaaAAACGGAGGCAGTTTGTTATGTCATCTAGGCAATGCgaatacatggcatgaattcttATGTGTTGTGCAATCCCATGCTTCTGAGCTGAGCTGGACTGGAGAGGGGGAGACTTGATCTCCCCAGGATACCACATTCAGGTGAGAGgctttactattttttttacagatttcagATGAACACTTCTGTAGATTGCTTCTTGTCTGATCAAACATTTAGATCTGGCTTTGCTCTAGTTTACATGTTACATGCCTTGCCTATGTGTCACAGGCCTTTGCTTTCTGAAAGACTTCTTTTGGTATGCTGTGCTTTGCAGGTCTGTGCTGAATTCTTAAACAGCACTAAGAGGGTGTGAACTTCTCTTTTCTCTAGTCTGCTTCTTTCTATTCTACTGTAAATTTACTACATAAGTTGATTTAGGGCAAAGAATCAAATGGCTTGGAATTGCAACTGTAGCTATTCAATTTacttgaaaaattaaattaacagaATAACAGAGTGAATACTCAACTGAATAGTTGCAGAGATCATAACGTTTCAGTGGTAGCAGTAGCATTAGTGGAATATAAAGTAGTTTTCCAGGCAATTCATATTCAGCTCTGTGAAATTAAACTAAATATGTAAGTTTGTAGAGCCTCCTGCATATGGGTGATGTGTTTCTGAGAATGGCTTGAGTGTTATTGCCCCATTTCTAAACCAATGAGTGTTACTGTCTTCTAGGTTCTCCATATTATGCTACAATGGGGACCAAAAGGCCCAGCTGCACCCTCTTCGACACTTTATCTAACATAAACACATCTGACCGCAAGCTTCAGCCAGGTGGAAAAATCTCCCGGGATCCAAGTCCCAGGCCAGTTATGACTGCCCAGTCGGAGCGAGAGAGAGTCAACAATCGAGAGGAAGactggaggagggaaagagaaatggagaaaatgagagacaaaGCAAGATATAAAGATATGGATTCACGGGAGAGATACTATGAAAGAGCTCCTGCACCcaggatgagagagggagagagggagtggagagagagagaaaggaggcaaGAAGACGACAGAAGCAGAAACGGACGGCCACTGTCGAATGTAGAGAGGGACCCTGAGAAAGAGGTGGAAAGGGGGATGAAGAAAGGTgacacatttcccagaatgaGAAAAAGCAGTGCAGAACGTGGTAGTGGCAGAATGATATCCAACACTGAGATTGatgaagaaaaaggagaaaggacgcagagagagaggccaaggcgaacagagacagatgactgggagagagaaagagagaaggcctggcagagagaaaggtacagagaaagggaaagagatgaGATCCAAAGCAGGGCAGAGTTTGATGCTGGTTTtcaagacagaggaagagaagtgtGTGATCCACgggacagaagagaaagagatgcaacaagaaaaagagaaaagccaaAACATAACGTGGGAGACAGGGAGTTCAGGATGCCTTCCCCGCTCATGCGAAAGGACAGAGACATCTACTCAgataggagggagagggaagaggtgcagaggagagagagaaagagggacacCAGAAGTGAAGGAGACAGTGATGAGAGAGAGTTCAGGAGGGAAAGAGTgagggacagggagagggaggagttGATATATCAACACAGCAGAAGTGAGGGGGACAACAAGGGCAaaagagcaagggagagagatCAAAATAGACAGGGATACAGGGAAGAAGACCggcagagatacagagacagggacagagaacGAGAAGTGGACAGatccaggaggagaggagtggagaaaGACAGGGACAGGTACAGAGAGGTTGACAGGAGAGCAGCAAGGGAGGCAGACCgggggggagagagatggaaggaaagTGGGAGAGATTTGAGGGATGACAGAGGACGgtcagatgagaggagagaagatgacCGATACAGAGAGTACAAGCAGAGGaaagacagggaaagaaaggaaagagaggctGATTCTAGGTGGGATAATACAACAGGCAGAAGCAGCCGATCCATGAACAAGACGGCCCCTAGGGTGCCACCACAATCCCAGAGCAGCGGGGAATGGAGCAGTGACATGGACAGTGAGACAAGATATAGAAGAAGTAGAGACAGTTACGAAGAGAGGGAATCTGGGAGAGACAGCACTATTGAGAGCGAAAGAGATGTGGAAGATCAGAGAGATCCAGAGAGAGCTGCTGAAAGACGTCAAAGGGCAACAGAAATAAGtgaaagacaagagagagaTCGAGGAGAAATGACAGGCAGCGTCGCAGAGAACAGAAGGATGTGGTTAGAACCACAAAGGGGTAAGAATAGTAAAGAAGAATCTGtaagcagagagagacacacaaggcggaaagagaggaggaaagaagaagagaggacaaTGAAGTCACAAGCAGTGTGGGGGGGAGAGGGGCGAAGGGTAAAAGAGGAACCAGATGAGAGGCACTTGGACCAAAGCGGTTACAGACAAAGACCTGCAGGGAGAAATGAGTACAGGGGAGACatagagagggagacagagggtaTAAGTGTGGATGGCGAGGAGGTAGGGGAGgtctggagagagacagataaggGAGGGAAGGAATATCTGTCTGACAGCAATGGTTGGATAGATGGCAGCTGGAAGAGggatgcagagggagagaacatGACAGATAACACAGAGGAGagtgacaaagaggaagagggtgggAGCAATAATCTTGCCCGCTccgagaaagaaggaagtgaaTCAGGGTGgaaacaagagagagacagtatGCTGTCGGGAGAGGACGGCTTTGTGACCCTGTCCAGCGGCGCGGACGAAGAcgatgagaaagaggaagatgaagatgaggagtTTGAGGACTGTCAGGAGTCCTGGGAAGGTGGAGTTGCATATGACGGCTCCTCACCCTTCAAGGGGTGTGAGGGAGacgaggagaaggaagaggaatgTACAATGGGGAAGGAGGAGGCAGTTGATGAGGAGGAACAGGGAACGGAAAAGCAGCCACAGTACGTCTTCTGTGTGATCGGACAAACGTTGCCCCGATCAAAACCAAGCGATATATCACCGTCACAAGTTGATCAGATGGGAGGTGTGGAAAAAGACAACCCAAATTTAGAAAAGTGTCATCACTGCAGCGATGACATCACACAGCCATCTCAGGATGACCAGCACCCGACACTGATTATAGATGATGAATACCAGATCGTCAACAACCAGGGCACAGAAGGCAAGAGTATGCATGAGACACCAAGGGAGGAGAGGATCGTCGCACAAACAACTGAAGTGGATGTCAGATACAGAGCATCTTCAGAGCTTCAAGACACAATAActggagaggaaatgaggagcAAAATGGAGCACCCTTATGCTGAAATAGGGCAGATTAAAAGAGATTCACAGACTGAAAGACTCCTCAtagaatggagagagaaaaacaaagatctggCCGAAAGAGGCAGGGAGCAAATTTCTCCGGTCCCGAGTAATCCCTATGCTAATGTTTGTTCTCAGGCCAATTTTGAACAAATTCAACCCATCTTGGATGGAATAAACACTGGAGCAATGAGTCCGGAAGAGGTGGAGGCCATTCGAATCCGAATGAGTGGGGCATGGAGCATGTCTGAGGAGCCAAAGCGGCATTCCCAAGCCCCCCACCTCAAATGGGCCAAAAGTGTGGTTCGAGAGATCCTGGGACATTCGGAGGAACAGACTGTGGATGAACCCAACTCAGAAGAACAAGGAAATCAAGTGGTCAGCCAGTCTGAGACAGCGATCAAGgacaacaaacagcaggaggaggtcTCACAAGCGACTGGAGAGATTCCTGTTGTTATGTTGACGAGGAACGAACAGCACGCCGAGCCAGGGCTAGAGGAGGAAGAGCCACTGGAAGTGGAGGAATTGAGAGGTATGGGGCAGAGCCACGCTGACATGCATGCTGACCAGTTCACAGCTATGCATGGtgacacacctacacacactcatgctgaCACAACTTTAGACACAAAAGGGAAGGAGGATTGCAGTATGGACAAGACTGAACCTTCTGGTCACGCTGTGTTAGAAAAGGCAGATATAGAGGTGAAAATATCTCAAGAGGGAGGCAATGAGGCTACGTtatcagaaagagaaaaagaagaaagtcgAACGAAAGAAGTGGAGATGTATTTATCTGTGAGTAACACACTGTACAAGCCTAACAGCTGCCCCATCCTTAATTATGAATCTGCTTCTGACCTCCTCACCCCCTCCAGAGAGGGTAAGagccaggaggaggaagacagaatGTTTGACAGTGAAGAAGAAAGGCAGGGAGGGGAGCTTGAGGACAGGGGTACAGCAGTAGAGGTGGGAGAGACGAGAGTAGGTGAAAGAGTTGAAGtggaaagcagagaagaaaaggtggaggcagagaggcaaATAAGAGGACGGACTCTAACGAGCACCTGCAGTTTCCGAGATTTGGGTCCCGAGGCTCGAATACGAAGGAGGGGAATCCGTAAACCCACTGAAAGAAGAAATGGAGAGCTTGTAGAAGTGGAAGAAGATGAAGGTGTTGGAAGGGATCGCAGAACCAGAATATTCTCTACATCAGGTAAAGACAGAAGATTGGGGATGGAAACGCTGGTTATCTGCTCAAATCAGTCATGATATTTTCAACAATGACATAATTAATCCACCTCTACTTTGACTTTCATTTTTAGTTTCTGTCTAGGTCATCATCCATCAGCATTGCAgattattttaatcatttaatcaaatTGACGTGTTCTAGATTTGGTAACTGATAGAGGAAATAACCGTCAAATGAATTTGggtgtttctcttctttgtcGTCTTCTAGTCACATCCTCTGTTTGGCAGTCTGATAGTTTCTTACCTCATTTTGCTGTTAAATCAGTCACAGAACTAAACATCTACGGCAGACGTCTGCTGGTAGATGCTATCAGTAAAATGATGTGAACACATACTACCTTTAAACTGGAATCTGCGTCACAGTGTTGTGGTTACAGGTAGTGGGAGGAGATAAGGGGAGGTGGGGAGAGCATGAGCTAAAAGGCTTCGGTTGATCCTGCTTTTAGACATATCATGAGAAGCACAAGTTTTGGAAACACTAATCTGTTCTTTAATGCTTTTTGTAGCAGGGTTCATAGCTTAACTaaccattatttattttatttatttatttattacctttttttcatttgttttttttccattcatttctttattcattcaaaCTGTCTCTGTAGTTTGTAGTAAATTTGTTTTGAGTATAACGCACTAAGAGGTATGCTTTTGTGCAATGTTTCCACGAACGAATACTTCTTCATTccagatgatgaggatgatcgGAGTAAAAGCTGGGGAGAAGTGGAGCTGAGGTGAGTGAAACCATCACACAACATGATAAATGTTATTGTGATACATGCTGAATTACAATTgtttcacatatttaaatatggcTTTTCTTTCCTTAATATTAAAAACTGAGTTTAGCTCTTGCATGGACAATGCTATAGTTCTGTAGTGTCAggaaggtcataaaaaatttgaATCACTTAATACAGTCCTATGCACATTTAATGCAAGTGttccacattaaaaacaacGGTTTTGACAGATTTGGTTATAAATAAATTGTTGTTGCGACTCTTTCTTGGCACTGTAGGAATGTTTTGGACACCATTGAAAGACACAAAAGGAAGTCAAAGATTTTCAGTGAGtatctctgctcctcctttaCTTTGGTTTAATTCAGGACATGTACCTTAAAATCAATAAGTGAACGCTTAAGGGACAAATGAAGCATATCATCTTCATTCAtggctgttttaaaatgtattattgcATACAAATTCTTTTACgggtttaattaattttaatcatttttttaaaaaatcacatcagtttTGTTTCAGAATGAATCTTAAGACTGATTTCTTAGAAGAGGGCTGTGCAGACTATAGTGACGTGTCTTCAGATCATATCTTTTTTGTCTGTGGCCAGGAAAAACATGACGCAGTTGAGCATTTCCCCTTAATGTACGTGATTCATCTGTTTGAAAACAACCCCACTAACCGTTTATCTCTTACTCTGCACATGCTGGCTGCTgaatttaaatgacacacacaaatgaaaggaaatctACGTGCAGTTTACTGTTGGCTCACATTCTTTAAAAATTTACTTTTAAACAACTAAAATGGCAGTAGTTCACTGAACCTATGATTCACATGGATATTGGGAGAAATGGCACAGgcatgtgtttgcgtgtgtgtgtgtctgcctgtgcaAGCCACAGACAGGTTTCTGCAAGTATTCGTATCTCCTAACTTGAGgggaaaacagctgctgctctgaattTTGCATTCCAACAAGTATGTGTAAAAGGAATGTCAAATGCAAACAGCTCCTCTTGGCTAACActgttcctgtctctgtctgtgttctttcctttgcttcctgtatttttcaatcttttttctttctccctcttctctgtctttctttgtcggtttcacttcctctccttctcccagATGCTGCCCAGCTCTACCAACAGTACAGTGAGGCAGCGCAGAACTTTGAGATTCTGCGCCAGTCTCGCTCCGATGTCCTGTCTGTGTGCGAGGACAATGAcccctctcctgctccctcacctcctcctgccCGCAGACCtctgcctcccctgcctcttGTCCCACACCCTCACTCCTTGTACCACTCTGGCTCCATCACCAGTGTCAAAAGCTTGCCTCTTCCTGAGCCCCCCAAGAGTGAACGCAGGCCTTCCTCTCCACGTCTGTCCATCTCACTGACGCAGTCGGCCACACTGTGGCGGGACCTGCCGGGGGTCAGGAACAGtgctgagctggaggagctcACAGAGGACCAGAGGCGACTGCAGGAGGTATCACGCTGTCTTACTGCACATATGAAAGTCTAGTTAGCATTTGATGACATAAAATGCTTCATACGACATGTATGAAAGCTTCTGATCCCCCTGAATTTCACTGAGGCAGGAATGTTGTGCCAGTAACTTTGCAGTGAATGAAGTGCAAACCTCCACACAGTACTTTTTACTTTGCTTGAAGAAATCTGGAGTTTGTTCTTCTTTGGAAAGTAATTGGTACAAAATTCATGACTCGGTGACATTCAGGATAATCTGGGTGTTTAAGTGCATGATTAGAGTTTACTTCCTTCAGTGGGTTCAATGGATTTAATTTTGATTAGATTGGAAATTTAGATTAGAACAACTAAAACGGTATGTTTCTTTTATCTACAGTAAAGATTAAGCAATGTGAGAATTTCTTAATGTGAGGGTTTGCACTTCATTTACTGGAAAGTTACCAGCACAACATTCCTGCATAGGTGAAATTCAGGAGAATCCTGTGTAATTTTTATCTTTCATGTTCCCTGCGGCTTTACTTATCTCATGAATGTGAAATGCATTGTTTGAgattttcaaagtaaatttcACCACTTTCATGGGCACGGACTGCTTTGGGCGGCTTCTCAAATGTTTCATTGGATAGTGACTTTTGGGAAATGACATGACGTACATGAATCAGCTTCTTGCTGTTATTACTTCACACCTCAAACTATTAAGATCACACAAAATATTCTGGCTTGCCACATCCCAGAATAACCATTCTGTTGATCCGTTTTTTATTGGCAGAGGAGTGTTTCTTGCCAGAGGATGTGATTGCataaacatgttgtgtttctctggtAGTGGTAAACTGTAAACCAGACATGTGCTGAACTTCCATTTCTTGAGAAATTGTGCTCATCTCTTAGTCACAACCTTGTCAAAGTGCCCTGGCCTCTAGAGAACACACAACTCCATAATTATTGGCTAGAATTTATTTACTAGTTGTGTCTTGCTCAGtgttaatctttttttatgaatttcGTTTCGTTTTGTTTTGCGTTCAGGTGAGATTTGAGGTTGTGACCTCAGAAGCCTCCTACTGCCGGAGTTTGGACATTGTTGTTGAACACTTTGTCAAGTCAAAACAGCTGGGGGCGCTGTTGACCACTCAAGATAGTAACTGGCTGTTTTCCCGACTGGCTGAAGTGCGTGCCGTCAGTCACAGGTTAGAGATGTTAAACATATACTAGAGCAAGTTCTTTATCCATTTGAGGTAGCGCTGTATTTATACATTTAGATGTCTCAGGCAAAATCATTTAGAGTTACAGTTTCATAAATCTGTGGGGGAAACGAACTGAAACCAGCActttatggttttgttttagttttttgtcaaagctgGAGGAGCGTGTGGAAACAGACATCATACACTTCACCGTGTGTGATATCATCACTCAACATTGTCAGCGCTTCAAAAAGGTTTATGTGCCCTACCTCACCAACCAGTCCTATCAGGACGCTACGTACCAGAGACTCATGTAAGCCATCCACTCatcttttatgttttatctgTTGAAAGATGATTTTCGTTGGAGGCTTGGTAAGAGATCCAGATTCATAGATCCATTCAATTTTTCTTTCAGGAATGAGAATTCAGGGTTCAAACGGACTGTGGAGAAATTAGAGAGGAGTCCTGTTTGTCAGAGACTTCCTCTTCGTTCCTTCCTTGTCCTTCCTTTCCAAAGGATCACAAGAATAAAGCTGCTGGTCCAGGTATGTGAGTGAGTGCAGGCTCTCTGAAATGGTAAAAGTTAATGGTTTGTAATATGTTCAGCACTGTAGCTTTTTATCTAACCTTGACATGCAAACACTCTTTCTATCCAGAACATTGTGAAAAGAACAATTCCAGGAACTCCAGAGGCGACGCAGGCCATCAAAGCTTTGAAACTTCTGGAGAAGGTACAGTAGGAGCCTCTATCCACTCTACATTAACATAGGATAGTAACATTTTAATATTGCTGTAAAACATCCTGGCTGTTTTGGACTCCTTGCTAAcaaatctgttttttctttcattaatcTCTCCTGTAGATGATTCAAGAAAGCAACGATAGCATCTCTCAGATGAAAAGCATTGAGTCCCTTGTCTCTCTTAGTGCTAAAGTGGACTTCACGTCAGAGCACAGGGTGAGTAATGACTACCAGGGATAAAGGGAGAAATTCAGTGGGATCACGTTGTGATGATATGACCAAATCATGTTattgttttacaaaatgttgTCTAAATTATTTTTCTCCCAGCACactataatttaaatttaacaaaataacATACAGATGTTTTTTATTGCATGTGTGGAGTTTTATCTGACATAATGCAAACGCATGAACACAGTTATTTGTGCGGAACATTAACTGAATTATTGTACATTAGATTTTGCGTACTTGTGCCATATAATAAAACCAATATAAGAAAATAGTGTTTTAATATCATGACATTGATTTCAATCATAATTTCTGGCACTAATGAGTACATTTCTTGGTTGTTTGTAGTGATGTTTATGAAAactacaacaaaataaataatttcacaaaATGATCTCAAGGTCTACTTGCAAGCTTTTTATGGAGCTTTCAACTACACCAGGGTCTTCATCAACGGATGGAGTTAACTCAGCCATCATGGAGATGGCTCATTTGGCATCAAATGATCTACAGTTATGTGATATTAGGTGGTCTTATACATGATCAATACACAACTGATCGTAAGATATGGTCACAAAGTCGTCCAgaaagtggaccttgagttaagattATTCTGCCAAACTACTGGTGAAAAATGAACTTTCACTCTCAAAATAAATGATAAGCTAACGTTATTGTCTTTTGTCTCCctgtttttggtgtgtgtgtgtgtgtgtgtgtgtgtgtgtgtgtgtgtgtcttacagaCTTTTCCTCTGATCAGTCAGTCTCGGAGGTTGGTGCGGGAAGGACCGGTCACTGAACTGATGGATTTCTCTcttaaagacacagagaagaacaTTTACTTTCACCTATTCAATGACTACTTGCTGGTTTCACAACAAAAAGAGTGAGtcaataaatgtgttgttttgtaatgtCAGAATAATCCATCACCAGCTGgcacagatagatagatagagcaTGTATACTATATGCTACGTGCTGTTTTCCTCATATCTGCAGTCTTTCATTGTCCCTTCAATGTTATCacagttttcttcttccacCATCTCATTTCTCTGTTGTGCTTTTGCTGTCTGCTGTTTCCAGAGGGGGAAGATTCACAGTAACTGACCACTGTCCTGCGTCAGACCTGCGTGTAGAGAACTGCCGCGTCAAACTTCACTCCTTACAGAAGAACCTATTCCGCCTGCACATGTCACAAAGGTCCCTGCTGCTGAGGACTGACACACAGTAAGAGACTGACACAGTAGCAGGGaatgtctgttttgtctgtcaCACCACAAATGTAGAAAAAATGGCAGAAGTGTACACGTCTTTGCTTTATTCCTTCAGGAGTGATAAGCTACGTTGGATGTCTGCTCTATCCCAGCCACACCctgaaacagatttttctgCAGCTCAAGGTAAACTATTTATCCCCGTTACAAAGTGCTGAACACTAAAATGAACACttaacattaataaaataaataaataaaaagacagacagtatGTATAGTTCAGGTAGAGAACATGGTGATCTAAATCCATATTTACGACATATCATGCAGTAAACATGTAGGGGCAGGTGGCAAAGCAAGTCTTCACGGCAACCTAGGAGTTGCAATTATGAGTTGGAAATATGGGGAATTTCTGAAAGCTACAAAATCCCCCACTTGACAGAAAGAAGTGTCAACAAATTAGTAACTAAATTACTACAAATAATATATTACTTCATAATACTTAATCAAAGCCAGGAGTGTTTTAGTGCCAAGGGttggtattgtgcatgctggctcactggaTAACAAACTGGGGaatctgtgtgtttcacagtcatcattaatattattatttgagcctgtgcttttctttggcAAGTCCAAATGTCCATTAGCTTCCAGAGCTCTGCTGTGCTAGTAGCAAATCCTACAATGCACTACAGCACTTGTGATGAATGAAGAGTACATTTTATGTGctagtgcattttttttttttagaaaaaatcCATTCAAGTGATGTGAGAGGCTGAAGATTAACAAAGGAGGATTTACAAGTAATCAGTTACTTTTTGAATGACTTGGTGTCACACtagtgcatttcatttttattatgaaaGCTCCAAAGTGTATTGTGTATAATACAGTAAGTGTATAATGCAGTTTGTGGCACACCTGTGAGATGTGGAACCCCATACAAGACATGTTTAAACAGAGCCTGGCTTGTTTTCACTCTGCCTATCTAATCAGGGAATAGGTGAATGCAATTAACTACCTAGGAGCTGCTGGAAAAAAGTAATCTTCTTGGTTTAGTGTAACATAAGTGGGTGGCACTGTACTAGAGTCTCACTATTTGCTGCTAATTGTACAATAGAATTTTTGAATGTATTTGGAATTCTGAAATTCAGTTTGAGAGTTTTTCTGAATTCGTTTCTATGAATGCATGACCTTATAGAGTTGTTAAAGGCCCTGCACAATTCCTCTGACTGGTTAGACATGTAGTCAGGTTGGGTGACGTTGGGTGAAGCTATGCTTACATGACGTAAACACTCTATGTACAAATATGaatgataaatgacaaaaaccaatccgaacattggcaaacaaacacggacactgcagcccctgtcaaccgctggaggtagccggaggatTCTGGATGTAGCCctctagcccagccgatgctttagcaaagagctaactgccagtgcctgtctacagggatgtcactcaa
Proteins encoded:
- the arhgef5 gene encoding trichohyalin isoform X1; the encoded protein is MGTKRPSCTLFDTLSNINTSDRKLQPGGKISRDPSPRPVMTAQSERERVNNREEDWRREREMEKMRDKARYKDMDSRERYYERAPAPRMREGEREWRERERRQEDDRSRNGRPLSNVERDPEKEVERGMKKGDTFPRMRKSSAERGSGRMISNTEIDEEKGERTQRERPRRTETDDWEREREKAWQRERYRERERDEIQSRAEFDAGFQDRGREVCDPRDRRERDATRKREKPKHNVGDREFRMPSPLMRKDRDIYSDRREREEVQRRERKRDTRSEGDSDEREFRRERVRDREREELIYQHSRSEGDNKGKRARERDQNRQGYREEDRQRYRDRDREREVDRSRRRGVEKDRDRYREVDRRAAREADRGGERWKESGRDLRDDRGRSDERREDDRYREYKQRKDRERKEREADSRWDNTTGRSSRSMNKTAPRVPPQSQSSGEWSSDMDSETRYRRSRDSYEERESGRDSTIESERDVEDQRDPERAAERRQRATEISERQERDRGEMTGSVAENRRMWLEPQRGKNSKEESVSRERHTRRKERRKEEERTMKSQAVWGGEGRRVKEEPDERHLDQSGYRQRPAGRNEYRGDIERETEGISVDGEEVGEVWRETDKGGKEYLSDSNGWIDGSWKRDAEGENMTDNTEESDKEEEGGSNNLARSEKEGSESGWKQERDSMLSGEDGFVTLSSGADEDDEKEEDEDEEFEDCQESWEGGVAYDGSSPFKGCEGDEEKEEECTMGKEEAVDEEEQGTEKQPQYVFCVIGQTLPRSKPSDISPSQVDQMGGVEKDNPNLEKCHHCSDDITQPSQDDQHPTLIIDDEYQIVNNQGTEGKSMHETPREERIVAQTTEVDVRYRASSELQDTITGEEMRSKMEHPYAEIGQIKRDSQTERLLIEWREKNKDLAERGREQISPVPSNPYANVCSQANFEQIQPILDGINTGAMSPEEVEAIRIRMSGAWSMSEEPKRHSQAPHLKWAKSVVREILGHSEEQTVDEPNSEEQGNQVVSQSETAIKDNKQQEEVSQATGEIPVVMLTRNEQHAEPGLEEEEPLEVEELRGMGQSHADMHADQFTAMHGDTPTHTHADTTLDTKGKEDCSMDKTEPSGHAVLEKADIEVKISQEGGNEATLSEREKEESRTKEVEMYLSVSNTLYKPNSCPILNYESASDLLTPSREGKSQEEEDRMFDSEEERQGGELEDRGTAVEVGETRVGERVEVESREEKVEAERQIRGRTLTSTCSFRDLGPEARIRRRGIRKPTERRNGELVEVEEDEGVGRDRRTRIFSTSDDEDDRSKSWGEVELRNVLDTIERHKRKSKIFNAAQLYQQYSEAAQNFEILRQSRSDVLSVCEDNDPSPAPSPPPARRPLPPLPLVPHPHSLYHSGSITSVKSLPLPEPPKSERRPSSPRLSISLTQSATLWRDLPGVRNSAELEELTEDQRRLQEVRFEVVTSEASYCRSLDIVVEHFVKSKQLGALLTTQDSNWLFSRLAEVRAVSHSFLSKLEERVETDIIHFTVCDIITQHCQRFKKVYVPYLTNQSYQDATYQRLMNENSGFKRTVEKLERSPVCQRLPLRSFLVLPFQRITRIKLLVQNIVKRTIPGTPEATQAIKALKLLEKMIQESNDSISQMKSIESLVSLSAKVDFTSEHRTFPLISQSRRLVREGPVTELMDFSLKDTEKNIYFHLFNDYLLVSQQKEGGRFTVTDHCPASDLRVENCRVKLHSLQKNLFRLHMSQRSLLLRTDTQSDKLRWMSALSQPHPETDFSAAQDFPQMQCIRSFVAQQPDELSLEKADIILVHQQSSDHWVEGTRLSDRHRGWVPESHLETISNNKVRERNLSDALKLTTARAAV
- the arhgef5 gene encoding trichohyalin isoform X2, yielding MGTKRPSCTLFDTLSNINTSDRKLQPGGKISRDPSPRPVMTAQSERERVNNREEDWRREREMEKMRDKARYKDMDSRERYYERAPAPRMREGEREWRERERRQEDDRSRNGRPLSNVERDPEKEVERGMKKGDTFPRMRKSSAERGSGRMISNTEIDEEKGERTQRERPRRTETDDWEREREKAWQRERYRERERDEIQSRAEFDAGFQDRGREVCDPRDRRERDATRKREKPKHNVGDREFRMPSPLMRKDRDIYSDRREREEVQRRERKRDTRSEGDSDEREFRRERVRDREREELIYQHSRSEGDNKGKRARERDQNRQGYREEDRQRYRDRDREREVDRSRRRGVEKDRDRYREVDRRAAREADRGGERWKESGRDLRDDRGRSDERREDDRYREYKQRKDRERKEREADSRWDNTTGRSSRSMNKTAPRVPPQSQSSGEWSSDMDSETRYRRSRDSYEERESGRDSTIESERDVEDQRDPERAAERRQRATEISERQERDRGEMTGSVAENRRMWLEPQRGKNSKEESVSRERHTRRKERRKEEERTMKSQAVWGGEGRRVKEEPDERHLDQSGYRQRPAGRNEYRGDIERETEGISVDGEEVGEVWRETDKGGKEYLSDSNGWIDGSWKRDAEGENMTDNTEESDKEEEGGSNNLARSEKEGSESGWKQERDSMLSGEDGFVTLSSGADEDDEKEEDEDEEFEDCQESWEGGVAYDGSSPFKGCEGDEEKEEECTMGKEEAVDEEEQGTEKQPQYVFCVIGQTLPRSKPSDISPSQVDQMGGVEKDNPNLEKCHHCSDDITQPSQDDQHPTLIIDDEYQIVNNQGTEGKSMHETPREERIVAQTTEVDVRYRASSELQDTITGEEMRSKMEHPYAEIGQIKRDSQTERLLIEWREKNKDLAERGREQISPVPSNPYANVCSQANFEQIQPILDGINTGAMSPEEVEAIRIRMSGAWSMSEEPKRHSQAPHLKWAKSVVREILGHSEEQTVDEPNSEEQGNQVVSQSETAIKDNKQQEEVSQATGEIPVVMLTRNEQHAEPGLEEEEPLEVEELRDDEDDRSKSWGEVELRNVLDTIERHKRKSKIFNAAQLYQQYSEAAQNFEILRQSRSDVLSVCEDNDPSPAPSPPPARRPLPPLPLVPHPHSLYHSGSITSVKSLPLPEPPKSERRPSSPRLSISLTQSATLWRDLPGVRNSAELEELTEDQRRLQEVRFEVVTSEASYCRSLDIVVEHFVKSKQLGALLTTQDSNWLFSRLAEVRAVSHSFLSKLEERVETDIIHFTVCDIITQHCQRFKKVYVPYLTNQSYQDATYQRLMNENSGFKRTVEKLERSPVCQRLPLRSFLVLPFQRITRIKLLVQNIVKRTIPGTPEATQAIKALKLLEKMIQESNDSISQMKSIESLVSLSAKVDFTSEHRTFPLISQSRRLVREGPVTELMDFSLKDTEKNIYFHLFNDYLLVSQQKEGGRFTVTDHCPASDLRVENCRVKLHSLQKNLFRLHMSQRSLLLRTDTQSDKLRWMSALSQPHPETDFSAAQDFPQMQCIRSFVAQQPDELSLEKADIILVHQQSSDHWVEGTRLSDRHRGWVPESHLETISNNKVRERNLSDALKLTTARAAV